From Candidatus Methylomirabilota bacterium:
GACCCACCCGCCAGGGAGCAGAACTGCTCTGATTGCCTTGCCGTCCGCTAACTCGATGAATTGATCCTCGGTCATTTTGGCCTCCTTTCGCCCCCCGTAGGCTCGGGGGAGGTCCACAGTCTCATCTACAGTCTCATAGGGGTGAGACTGTGGAAACGTCTTGAAAAATATAGTTTATTCTTATACTGAACCCCTACAGTCTCACAGTCTCACGGGACTGGCCCCAGCGTGAGACTATGGCTTTGAGAGCACGTCCCGGACAGGGGCAGTCTTTGTCTGTTTCTCCTGGAGCCCCCCTGCTCTGACTGCCTTAGCGACCCAGCGGTACGCGGTCGGTCTGGCTATCCCCCACCTCTCCTGAAGCGTTTTGCTGACAGCCTGTTTCTCCACTTCTCCCGCCTGGAAGGAGTCAAACGCCTCCAGGACCTTTGGCGTCTCGCTGTCCTCCTTCGACGTGGTAGGCACCCCCTCAAGCAAGGCTGCCAGGTCCCCCTCGTCTTCCCCCATCCAACTGACCTTTGTTTCGTGGCCTCGTGGGGGGATCGAAAAGACGAGGGTGGATGACAGGGAGGAGCTATTCGATTTAATTGAACCGTAGAGCCGTTCGTCCCGGTCTTTCGGATTCAAGCACAAGTAGTTGACCACCCGACAGATTTCCGTCAGGGCTCCCGAGGCTTTGATGGCGTGTACCGCCGCACGGACTTCTAAGTCCTTGCGCA
This genomic window contains:
- a CDS encoding AAA family ATPase — its product is SKEDDPETVLIPRLLAAKADMRRIAMVHGVWQHGRVEEGFHLDGDIERVRDAISKGELSPDAPTTPLTSVFIDPVADYWDPRKNPNLDTNMRAALNPWRDLAREFRVCIIGVAHLRKDLEVRAAVHAIKASGALTEICRVVNYLCLNPKDRDERLYGSIKSNSSSLSSTLVFSIPPRGHETKVSWMGEDEGDLAALLEGVPTTSKEDSETPKVLEAFDSFQAGEVEKQAVSKTLQERWGIARPTAYRWVAKAVRAGGLQEKQTKTAPVRDVLSKP